In Carassius gibelio isolate Cgi1373 ecotype wild population from Czech Republic chromosome B2, carGib1.2-hapl.c, whole genome shotgun sequence, a single genomic region encodes these proteins:
- the LOC127950594 gene encoding G-protein coupled receptor 55 isoform X2, producing the protein MMEYNCSAEMNNTDKALSYFERVAYPPVFIVGLFFNVTALCIFCRLKRWTDTHIYMFNLLVADFLAIIFLPFRILEAFCPIKPSVLCTFLLCTQYSNMYSSIFTITAISFQRFIAVKFPFLTKALASRSKMIAISKCIFIWMIVVVICASNYGDLLPDKLQTCYDLRITEKLVTRFFYLLEILGYLIPVLIVILCSTQTIYILIRSLKHVQGRDKMERTNIAAIITANMFTFIVCFTPVHIGLLLQYIASDDLRDFVHVFLDVSEWIATTNCCLDSIGYYFLLKRASKRDTCSY; encoded by the coding sequence ATGGAATATAACTGCAGTGCAGAGATGAACAACACAGACAAAGCACTCAGTTACTTTGAACGTGTTGCCTACCCACCTGTCTTCATAGTGGGTCTTTTCTTCAACGTCACAGCTCTGTGTATCTTCTGCCGCCTCAAGCGCTGGACAGACACGCACATCTACATGTTCAATCTACTGGTGGCCGATTTCCTAGCCATTATTTTTCTACCTTTCAGGATACTGGAAGCCTTTTGCCCGATTAAACCCAGTGTATTGTGTACATTCCTGCTGTGCACCCAATACTCTAACATGTACAGCAGCATCTTCACCATTACAGCCATCAGCTTTCAGCGATTCATAGCCGTCAAGTTTCCGTTTCTGACCAAAGCACTGGCCTCCAGAAGTAAGATGATCGCCATTTCAAAGTGCATCTTCATCTGGATGATAGTAGTGGTCATCTGTGCAAGTAACTATGGCGACCTTCTCCCAGACAAATTACAGACCTGTTATGACCTAAGAATAACAGAAAAGCTTGTTAcaagatttttctatcttttagAGATTTTAGGTTATCTTATTCCAGTGCTCATCGTCATACTTTGCTCCACACAAACCATCTACATCCTGATCAGATCCCTTAAGCATGTCCAAGGCAGGGATAAAATGGAAAGGACAAACATTGCCGCTATCATCACTGCGAACATGTTCACATTCATAGTTTGCTTCACACCTGTTCATATTGGTCTTTTGTTGCAATATATAGCATCAGATGATTTACGTGACTTTGTGCATGTGTTTCTTGATGTCTCTGAGTGGATCGCTACTACCAACTGCTGTCTGGATTCGATTGGCTATTACTTTCTGCTGAAAAGAGCTAGTAAAAGGGACACTTGTTCATACTGA
- the LOC127950594 gene encoding G-protein coupled receptor 55 isoform X1 produces MMEYNCSAEMNNTDKALSYFERVAYPPVFIVGLFFNVTALCIFCRLKRWTDTHIYMFNLLVADFLAIIFLPFRILEAFCPIKPSVLCTFLLCTQYSNMYSSIFTITAISFQRFIAVKFPFLTKALASRSKMIAISKCIFIWMIVVVICASNYGDLLPDKLQTCYDLRITEKLVTRFFYLLEILGYLIPVLIVILCSTQTIYILIRSLKHVQGRDKMERTNIAAIITANMFTFIVCFTPVHIGLLLQYIASDDLRDFVHVFLDVSEWIATTNCCLDSIGYYFLLKRASKRDTCSY; encoded by the exons ATG ATGGAATATAACTGCAGTGCAGAGATGAACAACACAGACAAAGCACTCAGTTACTTTGAACGTGTTGCCTACCCACCTGTCTTCATAGTGGGTCTTTTCTTCAACGTCACAGCTCTGTGTATCTTCTGCCGCCTCAAGCGCTGGACAGACACGCACATCTACATGTTCAATCTACTGGTGGCCGATTTCCTAGCCATTATTTTTCTACCTTTCAGGATACTGGAAGCCTTTTGCCCGATTAAACCCAGTGTATTGTGTACATTCCTGCTGTGCACCCAATACTCTAACATGTACAGCAGCATCTTCACCATTACAGCCATCAGCTTTCAGCGATTCATAGCCGTCAAGTTTCCGTTTCTGACCAAAGCACTGGCCTCCAGAAGTAAGATGATCGCCATTTCAAAGTGCATCTTCATCTGGATGATAGTAGTGGTCATCTGTGCAAGTAACTATGGCGACCTTCTCCCAGACAAATTACAGACCTGTTATGACCTAAGAATAACAGAAAAGCTTGTTAcaagatttttctatcttttagAGATTTTAGGTTATCTTATTCCAGTGCTCATCGTCATACTTTGCTCCACACAAACCATCTACATCCTGATCAGATCCCTTAAGCATGTCCAAGGCAGGGATAAAATGGAAAGGACAAACATTGCCGCTATCATCACTGCGAACATGTTCACATTCATAGTTTGCTTCACACCTGTTCATATTGGTCTTTTGTTGCAATATATAGCATCAGATGATTTACGTGACTTTGTGCATGTGTTTCTTGATGTCTCTGAGTGGATCGCTACTACCAACTGCTGTCTGGATTCGATTGGCTATTACTTTCTGCTGAAAAGAGCTAGTAAAAGGGACACTTGTTCATACTGA